A single window of Nicotiana sylvestris chromosome 3, ASM39365v2, whole genome shotgun sequence DNA harbors:
- the LOC138888142 gene encoding uncharacterized protein encodes MARLLNVLEAIVPTQGGSSAPQATLQTQAPAQTRTFGNKKKIENKGVMSVQLVIYIRRPRQEGLLVVVLVKIEEQEIRDNNNNRVLRQGHTCLHSPHAYHITDKLGHHLRDFPQPSRNFNQASIQSAAPTQTTRNTSGATGTVNRGRGAGDRATMNQGQGNAGRGQARVFAFTRQDAQASNAVVTSILSVCSFDALALIDLGYTHSYVSSYFSLRLSRQPELLNDPFLVATPVGESLLAKYVYRACQIWVEGIDTLTDLIILDMIDFDMLMGMDWLFTCYAIVDCHAKIVKFEIPNEPSFILRGSQVPKICKIVPFIKAQRLLKKGCLGLLAIVNDTRKEIVSIENVPVMREFSEVFPEDLPGLPPVPEIDFGIDLLPDTQPISIPSYRMAPAELGELKQQLQDLLDKGSIRPSVSPWGVPLQGAVHFSNIDLRSGYHQLRIKDEDISKTAFRTPYGHYEFLVMHFGLTNASAAFMDLMNRVFKPFLDRFVIVFIDDILIYSRSQGEHEDHLGTVLQTL; translated from the exons atggcaaggttattgaatGTGTTAGAGGCAATTGTGCCTACTCAGGGAGGAAGTTCAGCTCCTCAGGCTACTTTACAGACACAAGCACCTGCACAAACTCGGACTTTCGGGAATAAGAAA AAGATTGAAAACAAGGGAGTGATGAGCGTGCAACTAGTGATTTACATAAGAAGGCCAAGACAGGAGGGGCTTTTAGTGGTAGTTTTAGTGAAAATAGAAGAGCAAGAAATcagggacaacaacaacaacagggtTCTCAGACAGGGACACACATGTCTTCACAGTCCACACGCATACCACATTACAGACAAG TTGGGACATCACTTGAGGGATTTCCCTCAACCTTCGAGAAATTTCAACCAGGCTTCTATTCAGTCAGCTGCACCGACTCAGACAACTCGTAATACTTCAGGTGCTACCGGTACAGTAAATAGAGGTCGAGGTGCTGGAGACCGTGCTACTATGAATCAAGGACAAGGCAAtgctggtagaggtcaggcgagaGTTTTTGCGTTTACTAGACAAGATGCTCAGGCCTCGAATGCAGTGGTTACAAGTATTCTTTCTGTCTGTTCATTTGATGCACTTGCGTTGATTGATCTAGGATATACTCACTCCTATGTGTCCTCGTACTTTTCTTTGAGACTTAGTAGACAGCCCGAGCTATTGAATGATCCTTTTCTAGTTGCTACTCCTGTTGGAGAGTCTCTATTAGCTAAATATGTGTATCGTGCTTGTCAGATTTGGGTTGAGGGTATAGATACTCTAACTGACCTTATTAtacttgatatgattgactttgacatgcttatgggaatggattggttatttACTTGCTATGCTATAGTCGATTGTCATGCAAAGATAGTTAAGTTTGAGATACCAAATGAACCCAGTTTTATTCTAAGAGGGAGTCAGGTTCCAAAGATTTGCAAAATTGTACCTTTTATAAAGGCTCAACGACTTCTGAAGAAAGGTTGCTTGGGTCTCTTAGCTATTGTAAATGACACAAGAAAGGAAATAGTTAGTATAGAAAATGTACCAGTAATGAGAGAATTTTCTGAGGTATTTCCTGAGGATTTACCAGGATTGCCTCCAGTACCAGAAatagactttggtattgatttgctaCCTGACACACAACCCATATCGATACCTTCATATcgaatggcaccagcagagttgggGGAGCTAaagcaacagttacaagatttgttagataagggttctattagacctagtgtatcaccatGGGGTGTACCA TTACAAGGAGCTGTCcacttttcaaatattgacctccgttctggttatcatcaacttagaatcaaagatgaagatatttCTAAGACTGCTTTTAGAACTCcatatgggcactatgagtttcttgtgatgcATTTCGGACTGACTAATGCTTCAGCggcattcatggatttaatgaataggGTGTTCAAGCCATTTCTGGATAGATTtgtaatagtatttattgatgatatcctgatatattctCGTAGCCA